Within Kineothrix sp. MB12-C1, the genomic segment CCTTTACCGGAGTTATTGAAAGCAGCATTTCCACAATGCTCGGAAACAGACAGGTTATTTTCATAGAAAAAGAACAGGGCACTAAAATCAGTGCCCTTATCGCTAATGTGATGGAAAAATATGAAAACCCTCCAGTGGATGTAAAGCTGCTTTCCATTGATTGTTACTGTATGTTGATGAATTTCGTAGATGGTATTTATACCAATGATCTGATTAATGACCCTTTATATCAAAGATATATAGATCCTGTAATAAAGGAAATCGAAACACATTATGACATGGAACTTACGGTTCAGGAACTAAGCGGACAAGTCTTTATCACTCCGCAGTATCTTTCCCGATTGTTTTCCCGTTTCCTCGGATGTTCTGCTTATGAATACCTGACAACTTACAGGATCAATAAAGCGAAGGAATTTCTATTAATCTATCCGCGGATGAAAGTAGAGGATATCGCGCAACGGGTAGGCTTTCTCGATGCCAGCCACTTTATCGCAAGATTCAGGAAGATAACCGGCATTACACCTCTTGAATTCCGAAAGCTCAACCGCTCCTATTCGTAAAGAGGTTTATATGTCTTAGAAACATAACAGTTTCTGGCTTATAATATCGGAATACAAGGTCATCCCTTCCGTCCGTGCCAGATGTATTACCTGTTCCCACTCTCCTTCTCTGGGCAGCATTTCGCCGAGCAGGTTTTTCCGGCACAGAAGTCTCTCCGGATAAAAGGAGGCTTCCGGCTCCCCATCGAAAATCGCCGCATAGAATATACCTGTTTCCACAATATCTTGAAAAAAGTGACTTCCGAAGGATAACTCAGGCATAAGACCCGCCTGTCGGTATGACACTTCACAGATAGCCGCCATATTGCACAACTCACTGAAGTGAACCGGAACACCTAGAGACGGAGTGGACGTTCCCCATCTTCCCGGACCGATCAATAATACACTGCTTCCCTTGAACTTTTGATTTAGTATGCCTATCAGACGAGCAATCTGATGCTTTCTCTGTTCCGGAAGCCTGATATATTCTTCCGGTTTTACATAAATCACATAATCCAGCATCAGTCTTGCATTGCCTCCCATGAAATTCCCTTCCGTCGAAAAGAAAATTTCATCCGGTTTAGGCTGCGGCAGTTCCACAGCCTTCCCAAGCCCTTTTGTCTGCAGCGGCCGGCATTGCAGCAAGTTGAACTTAAGAAGACCATCCCTGTTGAAATTTGCAGTGAATTCAATATCTACAGGATAATTGTAGGCCGCTTCCAGTTTGGATAACACTGTACGTACAAGCTCAGGAAATTCTGTTTCCGACAACAATTTCTTGAAATCCAGAATTTGAGGAGCGGAGTCCTTTTGAATACCGTGCTCCTGCAACCAGGAAAGCGTACTGAAATCAACGCTGAAAAAAATTCTTTTATCTGTCTTCAAATCATAGACAAACAAATCATCCAATGGTATTTCTGTCAAACAATTCTCTCGCAGATTGATAACATCTGCTTTATGCTGAGAGAATTTCTTTTCATCTCCATAGTCGATGGGCGGCCTCTCCGCAGGGCGGTCCAAGGGCACAATTCTGGCGTAATCGCCGGAAATCCGATCTACGGCACGGGTACCCAATCCGAAAACCAGTCGCAGCATGCCGGCATCCGGGTCCATATCTTTGCTCCATACATACAGGTTAGAGGAATTCCCCACTCCTGCTATATGAGGGAAAAACAAATCTCCATAGTGATCACCGGAAACTCTCTGTACAATGATAGCCATCTGTTCATCCTGAGCCGTCAGCCCGCGGCTTTGACGGTATGCCAGGGCATCTTCACTCATACAACTGGCATATACCATACGTACTGCCTGCTCGAATGCTCTACAACGTTCCTCCGGAGAACCTTGATTAGCACAAAAGATACTTTCATATTTTCCTGCAAAAGCATTGCCGAAATTATCTTCCAGCAATGAGCTCGAACGGACAATAATAGGAGACTGGCCGTAATGCTCCAACATCTGGAAAAATTGCTCTCTTATCATATCCGGGAATTTTCCTTGCAAGAGATTTTCCCGCAGTTCCTGTGCAATTGAGAAATAGCCTTCCGGGGTCTTTTGCTTTACGCGCAGCTTCCACCATCCATTCTGTACAATATAAGTATAGAAAATATCAGAACCGAGATAGTAAGAATCATGCACCTCCCAGCGATGCTCCAGAGTGTTCCACATATCTTTTTTAAGTATTTTCCTCCCCAACAGCATACCGACACTCTTCCCGCCGATAAATCCGGTTCCGATTTCCCGGGATGCGATACCCAGAATATCCTCCAATTTAAAATAGCGCATAGCAAGTTCTGTCATCCGGGGTTCCTTGCCGATTATCAATCCTATCAAAAGCCTCTTCATCTCCTCCTGCTTCTCTTTATCCTCTCCGAGAGTATCCTGTGCCTTCTCCAGCATGATTTCCCAATAATCTCTCGGTTGAGTGCTTATGCCAAGATCAGAAAGAAGAGCGGCCGCATCTGCGCTCGCAGTAATACAAATCGCAGTTTCCCCCTCTATCAAATGAGGAAAGAACATGGTGGGAGAATACCGCTCCCATACCTTAAGCGGATGGATGCAGATTTTCTCACCGACACTATAAATATCCAATAAAAGCTGCGTTGTTTCTCTAATACGCGCAATCGTACTATGGGTATGGACTCCTCGAATTAAGGCAAAATAAGCGACAGTGTCTAATTGATAAAGAAAGGGGCAGGTGACGCGAAAAAAGTTCCCGATCATCAGATCCGAATACCAGAATTCCAATAACTCACTTAAGCAGTCAAACACATAAAAAGCCCTAAATCCCTCCTCTTCGATTATATTATATATTTGGGTAGTAAAGCTTTCAAAACCCTCCGATGCATTCATTTCATACAGAACCGAAGGCTCATCCTCCCCCATCAATGGCTCATGGCTTCCGAAGCGAAAGTAAACAAGCCTACGCCCATCTTCTTGAGCCTGCCGTATATATGGCCTTACCACCTGCATATACTCTTCGATGGACTGAACCTGCCAAACTACATTATCCCCCAATCTTAACAAATCGATAGTCTGATCGAAACCGGAAATCCCGGTACTCACTTTATTGTCCAACATTCTTTGATTACCTCCTTTTCCTCCTGCGTGAAGAGCATTTACATAATAGGAACGAACTTTCCTATTATACAAAAAAGCGCTTTGATGTCATCATCAAAACGCCTTCGTCTTTATCTAAATTGTATGGTAATCTTCCCCGCTTTGTCAACCGGAAAATAATTTTCATCACTCCACGCTCTTAAGCGCTTCTACCATATTAATGCGGTCAAGGGAACGGTTAGTAATCAAATTAACAATTACCGCAAAACAGAACGTAATCGCTACTGAGAATAAGTAACTGACCGGCTCTATATACACTGCAAAATGGATGGATGGCATATTGAGGGCGGTAGTAAGTAAACTACTTACCATGCGTCCCACCGGTAAACCGACAAGAATACCAATTACGGTAAGGATCAGTGTTTCTTTATTTACATACTGATATACCTCTTTCTCATAGAATCCCAGTACCTTAATGGTTGCCAATTCCCTGACACGTTCCGAGATATTCGTATTCGACAAAGTAAAAAGAACTACAAATGCAAGACCTCCTGCCATAACAATAAGCAGTAAAACTACCGCGTTAATTAAATCGAATCCGAAGTTCTCCAACAGGGAAGCTACGCTGACTGCGGAAAGTACCGAGTCATGATCGAGCAGCTTTTCGGCATATGCAGGCTGATCCGCACAGACTGCGGATAGATGTGCCAGCACGCTGTTCGGTTCATATACGCCAAACAATGATTCATATAACTTTTGCGTCATATATACGTTATTACCTAAATAGTTCTTTACAACTCCACTTACTGTTACCTCATTCTGTTCTAGCTGCAAATTCTGCAAGGAAGCAGTATCATCGGTTTTGAGTCCTAAAATCCGGGCTGCATTTTGCGTCACAAGAACACCGTTATTCTCTAATAGAATAGGCTTACCATCCGGCTTCTCAAGATGAATATAATCCTCTATAGAGCTTCCGTCCGGAATCACTATTAGCTGCACAGCACTGGATTCCCCTTCGTCGCCCAGCAGTTTCACACTTTCCATCCTCAGATTGATATAATTCTCAATATTATCATCGCTTGCTATTTGCCGTATCATATCGTCGTTGTCCTTTTCTTCAAAGACAGCCAGCAAATCATACCGATAGATATCGTTATATTGGCTCGGTGCCAATTTAAGAACCGAATCCTTAATGGCGAAGCCGCAGATAATCAAAGCAGTGCAGCCGGCAATTCCCCCTATCGTCATAAACAAGCGTTTCTTATAACGAAATAAATTACGAACGGTCACTTTATTTAAGAACTTCAAGCGATTCCAGATAACCGGAATATGCTCCAGCCATACACGGGTTCCCGCTCTGGGCGATTTCGGGCGTAAGAGAGCCGCCGGCATTTGTTTCAGCTCATTATGACAAGCAAGAGCCGTTGCCCCCATAATCGCAAGCATAAATAAGATGGCTCCTCCTACCCCATATAAAATATCAAAGCGTAGATAGTATTGCGGTAAACTGTAAAGTGTCTTTAGAATAATCTCCACAAAACGAGGCATAAAGATAAAGCCAAACACATCGCCCAAAATACCGCCAAGCACACAAGCCGCAAAAGCGAATAAAAGATATTTCCGATAGATATCCACATTTCCAAAGCCTAACGCCTTATAGGTACCGATCAATCCGCGCTCCTCTTCCACCATTCTAGTCATCGTAGTCAGACTCATAAGTACTGCAACGAGTAAAAAGATAACAGGGAAAAGCCTGCCCACACCTTCAATAGAGGACAAATCACTATCGAGACTGGAATAACTATCCAAAGAAGTACGATCCTGTACATACCATTTCGTCATATCGATATCATTCAGCTCAGCATATGCATCGGCAAGTTCTTGCTGCGCTTCCTCTCGTTCCTCCGCATACTCCTGCTCTTTTTCGATTAATTCTATCTCACCTTCCTCTAGTTCTTCTTTCCCATCTGCAATTTCATTCCAGGCATCCTTAATCTTTATTCTGGCATCCGCTTCTTCCTTATTTAACTTCGCTTCCCCTTCTTTTATCTCCTCTTTTCCTTTTTCTAACTCACTTCTTCCTTTTTCTAGTTCCTTTTTTCCATCCTCCCACTGAGACCAACTCTCGGCAAGCTCCGCCTTTCCGCCTCTCCATTCATCCCAGCCTTCGGACAATTTGATCTTGCCGGCTTCCCATTTTGCTCTTCCTTCCTCTAGCTCTGCCTCGCCCGCTTTCCATTCTTCCCAACCTTTGGCAAGAGATTCTTTTCCGAATTCCAGTTTGCTTCTCTCCTCTGTCAGCCTGCTTTTCCCGACGTTCAGTTCCTCTTTTTGTGCTTCTATCATCCTTCGCATTTCGCCTAACTGTATTTCTCCTGCAATCAATTCTGCTTCCGATTCATCGATTTTTTGTAAAGCCGCCTCCTTTTGCAAGATAAAACTACTTTTTTGCTCATCCAACGATTGCTGGCCTCCGTTCACTTTACCCATTCCAAATGCTGCCTGGGCAACAACATCTGCGGCAGGGTCCGTTTGGCCCGTCTGCCCATTTATTTCCTCTATCACAGCAATCAGTGCCCCGTTCTCAGAAGCAGTGGCTGCTGCAATAGTGCCATCGTCCACCCCCGTTACAGCCAAGGCTGCCACAGCATTCACGAATGCATTCCATTCATTTACCGGCCATTCATCACCAAAAGCATCTTTAAGCTGTGCGGCTCCGGACTCTGCTTGAATACGTGCAGCGTCCAGTTGGCTCTGCGCCTTGCTGAACTCTTTCTCCACACCTGCAAATTGTTCCAAAGCCTTTTCACGTTCTTCTGCCAATAGCCGTTTACCTTCTGCCAGCTTTTGCGCATTCACCTCCAACTCTGCTTCACCTTGTACGAGCTGCTTTTCTCCGTCTTCCAGTTGTTTTTCAGCTTCTATTAGCTGTTTTTCACCGGCAGCCAACTCTTGCTCGGATTTCATAAGCGTTTTTTTACCGGCTGCTAACTCCTGCTCACCCTCAATCAGCTTCTTTTCCGCTTCTTCCAGTTCCTTTTCTCCCTTAACGAGCTCTTTTTCACCGGCAGCCAATTCCTGCTCACCTATTCGCAGTTGTGCTTCCCCCTCTATAAGCTCTTCTTCTCCTATTCTTAGCTTCTCCTGTGCTTCTGCTATCTCCTGTTTCGCCTTTTCAAGCTTGTCGCGGGCCTCGGCTATTTTTCCCTCCGCATCTTTTTGCTCATCAAGAAGCGTTGCTTCTGCATCGAGCAACTCCTGCCTACCTTCACTGATGTCCATCCATGCATCCGCAAATTTCTGATCGGCCTCGGCAAACTTTTCATTCATAGTATCCTCGGCTTCTGCAATCTCTGTTTGCGCCTCGTTCAAAACATCATCGTAACGCGCCTGCTCCCGCTGCACTTTTATACGGCTTTCAATATTGTCGATTACCCCCCGCACTTTCCCTTCATATTCATCGGAGTAACAATTCAGCTCCTTCGTTTCGGATAAAACAAGATATACTACCGTGAAAATATCGTTGTCAGCATCTGCTTTCGTAATGAAGAATGTATAATCAGAGATAAGGGTAGAACGAAGGTTCTTTCCCATCTCGTCATTTCCCCGGATATCCTTAGGATCTAATACTACACCTGTGATGGTGTATATAGTATTCATAAGGGTAGATGTCTCCATATCCTCTTCTATCGTCAACGTATCGCCTATCATTTTCCCGCTTTCCTCCAAATAGTTAGGAGTCACGGCAATCTCGCCTTTTTTTGTCGGCATCACACCCGACAATAATTGCGGCATATTAAGTCCCACTTCACTCAATACAGTCATATCCGCTGTCTTTCTGGTATCGGTCATATCGACGGAAACAGCTTCTATATATCCTCCTTCAACGGCGTCCACACCTTCTATCCGCGTTAAAATATCCACATCTTCTTGCGTCAGCCCTAATGTGGATAGGATTCTAATGTCAAACAGATTCTGTTCATCAAAAAACTGATCCGCCGAATAATACATATCGAGGCAAGCTGCATACAAACCTGTCATCATCCCGACGCCCAGCGCAGTTATAATTAAAATAGATAGAAAACGTTTCCAGCCCTTTCTTATCGAACGCCAAATATCCCTATGAAAAACTTTCATCACATCACCACTCAATCTGCGCGATAGGCATAGGCTTCTCATTTTGTTCCACCTTTACAACTTTACCGCTTTTAAAGTGAATGACCCGGTCTGCCATAGGGGCAATCGCGGCGTTGTGAGTAATAATTAGTACGGTGATATTATCCTTGCGGCAAGTATCCTGCAGAAGTTGCAGTATCTGCTTTCCTGTATTATAGTCCAGCGCTCCTGTAGGCTCATCACACAATAGAAGCTTGGGATTCTTCGCCATTGCACGTGCGATGGATACCCTCTGCTGCTCCCCGCCGGAAAGCTGTGCCGGAAAATTGCTTTTACGCTCCGCAAGTCCTACCTTATCGAGGATTTCCGATGCACCGAAGGAGTCCTGACAAATTTGTGCCGCCAATTCCACATTTTCCAGGGCGGTTAAATTCGGAACCAGATTATAAAATTGGAATACAAAGCCAATATCAGTGCGGCGATAGCCCACCAATTGCTTGTCGTTATATTGGGAAATATATTCTCCGTCCACAATAACATCGCCGGATGTAACCGTATCCATACCGCCTAATATATTCAGCGCCGTCGTCTTGCCGGCTCCGGAAGCTCCTAAAATAACGGCCAACTCGCCTTTTTGTACCGAAAAACTCGCATCATCCAGCGCTTTGATAGATATTCCATCGGAAGTATATTCTTTCACAATATGATTAAATTCAATATAAGCCATTTCATTTTCTCCTGATATTTATAAGTTAGAAGCAAAAAGGTCAAGAAAACTGCAAAAAAATACAGCATCTTGACTCATGCCTACCTGTAGCTTATTATAAATACACAGTGTTGGATTGGCAACCGACAGAACATTTTTTCGCGTAGCATTCACAACACTTCGCCTTATAAATGTCGGTTTCAGAACAAAAATATGAAAATTAATTGTAACAGTGAGGTACTCTTATGAAGGAAAATAGAAAAACACGATATACCAGAATGGTGTTACAAGACAGTCTGATTGAATTAATGAAGGAAAAACGGATATCCAAAATAACGATTAAAGAACTGTGCGACAAGGCGGATATCAATCGATCCACCTTTTACGCACATTATACCGATCAATATGACCTCCTCCGTAAAATTGAAGACGATGTCCTTCTATGGCTGAAGGAGGCCATTATCACCGTAATGGAGAAAACAGACAAGTCGGGAACCATTGAAGTTTTAGAAAAAATCTGTCAATATCTTGTAGAGAACAGCCGGCATCTTCAAGTTCTGATGAGCGAACAGGGAGATATCGACTTTCAAAAGGAGCTGTTTACGCTCATCTATCAGCAATGCGGCATGTCATCCTCCACTTTCATGAAGAATGGCTTTGGAATGAGCGAAGATAGCTTTATATTTGTTGTAAACGGAAGCGTAGGACTCATCCGTCATTGGTTAAAAAACGGATTCACTAAATCAGCAAAAGAAATGGCCGAAGTCATATACGATATGGCGTTCCCGGTCCGATAGTTCTTCGGACCGGTTATCTTATTCTTCTAAGAGCCTCACAATTTCGCTCTCCATATCTTCCGGCGCTTTGGCAGATCCGTAACGAGCCACTATATGACCTTCTTTATTTACGAGGAATTTGGTGAAATTCCACTTAATATTTTTTCCCATAACTCCTCCTTTTTGAGATTTCAAGTAAGTATACAAAGGATCTTCCTTTTCACCATTGACACAAATCTTCGAGAATTGATCAAATGTAATATGATATCTCAGACTGCAAAAATCGCTTATTTGGGCATCGCTGCCGGGTGCCTGATTAGCAAATTGATTACAAGGGAAATCCAGAACTTCCAATCCCTGTTCCTTATACTTCTCATACAAAGTCTGTAATCCATTGTATTGCGGCGTAAAACCACAGCCGGTCGCGGTATTCACAATGAGCAGAACCTTCCCCTTATACCGAGATAATGACACATCTTCCCCTTGCTTGTCCTTTACTACATAATCATAAATTCCCATATTATTCATCCCTTCTCTTTCCTATTTTTTTACTTATCATTGTTTCTTGTTTACCAACTTACATTTTTCATAATGATTGCGCACTATATAATTGTTGTAAATTCATTTTATTATGCCCAATTTATTTTTACTTGTCAATCATTTTTAGAACAAAAGTAATGCAACAAAGTCTTCCCTATAGAATAAAAAGCTCTTACCTATCGCTTTATAAGCGAATACGTAAGAGCCCTTTCCATCTTTATCGCATATTTACTTTTACAAAATCTTTTTAATAATTATCACATTTAATCGAAGCACAGAATATCTAAGAACGGGCTGTTCGTTGGATATAGCACCCAATCCCAATAATGATAATGCATAACCCAATGCCGAATCCGCTGCCCATTTTATAGAAGCTGCTGCTTTTCAAAACAAAGATAATAAGATTGCTGATCAACAGATAGAATAAACTGCTCTTTCCGACTATGCTAACTATAGATAACCATTTTATCTTGCTTAAGTAACCTGCTGCCAGGTAGTAGCAATATAGAATGAATGCACCGCCGACTAACCATGGCAATGACAGCGGGAAGCGGGACGGATAGCCCTTTGTCAGAAACAGATAATCCACTATCATATAAGAGGTTCCGGCAATGGACACCAATAATACCTTCACGTCGAAAGCAAGCCTCCTCTTTGCCAAGTAAACCCCCGCCGCAAAATATATGTAGAAGGGAAGTACCGGAAAATATGCCCCGCCATTCCCTCCGATCAATGTTCCGAGAACCGGCTTCACTTCGCGATGGGGCAGAACGCAAATCAGGAGTGCAAATATTCCAATCCCTAGTAATACTTTTGAATTCTTATGGGTTAACGGCTTCCATAAGATAAACGTCACTAAAGTCAACATTGCAAAAGAGAACAAAAACTCTGACCATCCCGCCAGCCTCTGAAACAATAGCAGCTCTAAAATACGAT encodes:
- a CDS encoding AraC family transcriptional regulator, translating into MPIKFRSTPVSEPLTFDSIGNSWNQEDLSRPEGYPLYHYLQTEKGTGRITIQGKKYILNEGEGVLIAPFISHSYYRQTEEWMTSFATFTGVIESSISTMLGNRQVIFIEKEQGTKISALIANVMEKYENPPVDVKLLSIDCYCMLMNFVDGIYTNDLINDPLYQRYIDPVIKEIETHYDMELTVQELSGQVFITPQYLSRLFSRFLGCSAYEYLTTYRINKAKEFLLIYPRMKVEDIAQRVGFLDASHFIARFRKITGITPLEFRKLNRSYS
- a CDS encoding PEP/pyruvate-binding domain-containing protein, encoding MLDNKVSTGISGFDQTIDLLRLGDNVVWQVQSIEEYMQVVRPYIRQAQEDGRRLVYFRFGSHEPLMGEDEPSVLYEMNASEGFESFTTQIYNIIEEEGFRAFYVFDCLSELLEFWYSDLMIGNFFRVTCPFLYQLDTVAYFALIRGVHTHSTIARIRETTQLLLDIYSVGEKICIHPLKVWERYSPTMFFPHLIEGETAICITASADAAALLSDLGISTQPRDYWEIMLEKAQDTLGEDKEKQEEMKRLLIGLIIGKEPRMTELAMRYFKLEDILGIASREIGTGFIGGKSVGMLLGRKILKKDMWNTLEHRWEVHDSYYLGSDIFYTYIVQNGWWKLRVKQKTPEGYFSIAQELRENLLQGKFPDMIREQFFQMLEHYGQSPIIVRSSSLLEDNFGNAFAGKYESIFCANQGSPEERCRAFEQAVRMVYASCMSEDALAYRQSRGLTAQDEQMAIIVQRVSGDHYGDLFFPHIAGVGNSSNLYVWSKDMDPDAGMLRLVFGLGTRAVDRISGDYARIVPLDRPAERPPIDYGDEKKFSQHKADVINLRENCLTEIPLDDLFVYDLKTDKRIFFSVDFSTLSWLQEHGIQKDSAPQILDFKKLLSETEFPELVRTVLSKLEAAYNYPVDIEFTANFNRDGLLKFNLLQCRPLQTKGLGKAVELPQPKPDEIFFSTEGNFMGGNARLMLDYVIYVKPEEYIRLPEQRKHQIARLIGILNQKFKGSSVLLIGPGRWGTSTPSLGVPVHFSELCNMAAICEVSYRQAGLMPELSFGSHFFQDIVETGIFYAAIFDGEPEASFYPERLLCRKNLLGEMLPREGEWEQVIHLARTEGMTLYSDIISQKLLCF
- a CDS encoding FtsX-like permease family protein: MKVFHRDIWRSIRKGWKRFLSILIITALGVGMMTGLYAACLDMYYSADQFFDEQNLFDIRILSTLGLTQEDVDILTRIEGVDAVEGGYIEAVSVDMTDTRKTADMTVLSEVGLNMPQLLSGVMPTKKGEIAVTPNYLEESGKMIGDTLTIEEDMETSTLMNTIYTITGVVLDPKDIRGNDEMGKNLRSTLISDYTFFITKADADNDIFTVVYLVLSETKELNCYSDEYEGKVRGVIDNIESRIKVQREQARYDDVLNEAQTEIAEAEDTMNEKFAEADQKFADAWMDISEGRQELLDAEATLLDEQKDAEGKIAEARDKLEKAKQEIAEAQEKLRIGEEELIEGEAQLRIGEQELAAGEKELVKGEKELEEAEKKLIEGEQELAAGKKTLMKSEQELAAGEKQLIEAEKQLEDGEKQLVQGEAELEVNAQKLAEGKRLLAEEREKALEQFAGVEKEFSKAQSQLDAARIQAESGAAQLKDAFGDEWPVNEWNAFVNAVAALAVTGVDDGTIAAATASENGALIAVIEEINGQTGQTDPAADVVAQAAFGMGKVNGGQQSLDEQKSSFILQKEAALQKIDESEAELIAGEIQLGEMRRMIEAQKEELNVGKSRLTEERSKLEFGKESLAKGWEEWKAGEAELEEGRAKWEAGKIKLSEGWDEWRGGKAELAESWSQWEDGKKELEKGRSELEKGKEEIKEGEAKLNKEEADARIKIKDAWNEIADGKEELEEGEIELIEKEQEYAEEREEAQQELADAYAELNDIDMTKWYVQDRTSLDSYSSLDSDLSSIEGVGRLFPVIFLLVAVLMSLTTMTRMVEEERGLIGTYKALGFGNVDIYRKYLLFAFAACVLGGILGDVFGFIFMPRFVEIILKTLYSLPQYYLRFDILYGVGGAILFMLAIMGATALACHNELKQMPAALLRPKSPRAGTRVWLEHIPVIWNRLKFLNKVTVRNLFRYKKRLFMTIGGIAGCTALIICGFAIKDSVLKLAPSQYNDIYRYDLLAVFEEKDNDDMIRQIASDDNIENYINLRMESVKLLGDEGESSAVQLIVIPDGSSIEDYIHLEKPDGKPILLENNGVLVTQNAARILGLKTDDTASLQNLQLEQNEVTVSGVVKNYLGNNVYMTQKLYESLFGVYEPNSVLAHLSAVCADQPAYAEKLLDHDSVLSAVSVASLLENFGFDLINAVVLLLIVMAGGLAFVVLFTLSNTNISERVRELATIKVLGFYEKEVYQYVNKETLILTVIGILVGLPVGRMVSSLLTTALNMPSIHFAVYIEPVSYLFSVAITFCFAVIVNLITNRSLDRINMVEALKSVE
- a CDS encoding ABC transporter ATP-binding protein; the protein is MAYIEFNHIVKEYTSDGISIKALDDASFSVQKGELAVILGASGAGKTTALNILGGMDTVTSGDVIVDGEYISQYNDKQLVGYRRTDIGFVFQFYNLVPNLTALENVELAAQICQDSFGASEILDKVGLAERKSNFPAQLSGGEQQRVSIARAMAKNPKLLLCDEPTGALDYNTGKQILQLLQDTCRKDNITVLIITHNAAIAPMADRVIHFKSGKVVKVEQNEKPMPIAQIEW
- a CDS encoding TetR/AcrR family transcriptional regulator, with translation MKENRKTRYTRMVLQDSLIELMKEKRISKITIKELCDKADINRSTFYAHYTDQYDLLRKIEDDVLLWLKEAIITVMEKTDKSGTIEVLEKICQYLVENSRHLQVLMSEQGDIDFQKELFTLIYQQCGMSSSTFMKNGFGMSEDSFIFVVNGSVGLIRHWLKNGFTKSAKEMAEVIYDMAFPVR
- a CDS encoding glutathione peroxidase; the protein is MGIYDYVVKDKQGEDVSLSRYKGKVLLIVNTATGCGFTPQYNGLQTLYEKYKEQGLEVLDFPCNQFANQAPGSDAQISDFCSLRYHITFDQFSKICVNGEKEDPLYTYLKSQKGGVMGKNIKWNFTKFLVNKEGHIVARYGSAKAPEDMESEIVRLLEE
- a CDS encoding heparan-alpha-glucosaminide N-acetyltransferase domain-containing protein, with product MRDNRLDFFKGILVIQMVFAHCLQFFCDFGQEPGWKVVSEWVNLTTFSGFVFAFGFAYYLAYLQKDFKYAIKRGSKNILVLLGAYYISAFSFAIFIERIPFRQDRILELLLFQRLAGWSEFLFSFAMLTLVTFILWKPLTHKNSKVLLGIGIFALLICVLPHREVKPVLGTLIGGNGGAYFPVLPFYIYFAAGVYLAKRRLAFDVKVLLVSIAGTSYMIVDYLFLTKGYPSRFPLSLPWLVGGAFILYCYYLAAGYLSKIKWLSIVSIVGKSSLFYLLISNLIIFVLKSSSFYKMGSGFGIGLCIIIIGIGCYIQRTARS